A window of Marinobacter salarius contains these coding sequences:
- a CDS encoding late competence development ComFB family protein — protein MSLRDAIDNFYEPLVVEAIDETRGDGDNQDYLTDVMCVALNRLPAKYYRHSIDMMFYLADGELETMKKQALTAVREAREFVKSHQRE, from the coding sequence ATCGATAACTTTTACGAGCCGCTGGTTGTGGAGGCCATTGATGAAACGAGAGGGGATGGTGACAATCAGGACTACCTGACCGACGTGATGTGTGTGGCGCTGAATCGGCTACCAGCCAAATACTACCGCCACAGCATCGATATGATGTTCTACCTCGCCGACGGCGAACTCGAAACCATGAAAAAACAGGCCCTGACCGCCGTTCGGGAGGCCAGGGAGTTTGTGAAGAGCCATCAGCGCGAATAA